A stretch of DNA from Vulpes lagopus strain Blue_001 chromosome 12, ASM1834538v1, whole genome shotgun sequence:
TAGCAGTTGATTACATTGTATTGGTTTGGGGGCTTCCTAGGAATTAGCCTTAGCTTCCTAACTAGATTGTTAGCTTCTAAGTGAGCAAGAAGAACTTACAATTTTTATGGAATTGGAAAATTAACAACTACCCAGAGCTGGCATGTTTCTGAAGCAGTTGGCACACGTGCACTGCAAATTTGTACTGCGTTTCTGGAAAGCAGTTGGGCTTTAAGTGTCCAGTGTCATCAAAATATTCATAAACTTTGGCTTCCTAATCTTATTTCTGGTTATTTAGTTTAGGAAATCGTCCAAAGAGGGGAAGGGATGGTTACGTGTGTGAGAATTTTAATTGCGGAATTTCTATTAAGCTAAAAAATTGGAAGCAGCCTTAATGAACACTGGTCGGGGGTATGTATATAAATGACGGTACATTAATCCATTTGGCACATGTATACTCCTTTAAAGTGAAATACAACTGTCTCAGTGTGCATAACAGTTCATGATGAAATGTTAAGTAAAGTAGGGCAGGCTAAAAATTGTGGATGTGCTGATTGTAAGTAAAGTAGTTAAGTATGTGAACAGAAGCTAAAAGGAAGCCTGGAAATGCCAGCATGTTTTATGGAGGCCTAGCATTAGTTAATAAATGGTTATGGATTACATATAACTGAGAActgcctacttttttttaatgcttaactCCAAAGAACCATTTTGAAGAAATAGATtgtaatgaaatttcaaaattatattacaCTATTTGGAAAAGCATAAAATACACCGTTGTAACAGTCAGCATTGTTTGAAAATCTTGCCttgatttaaaaaaggaaaaattgaccTTGACAATGAGCATTAAAAAGCTCTCCTATTCAGTATTGCCAAAGAGCCAAGTCAAAGTTCTGGAAACACACTAGCCTGAAAAGAAGGAACCAGTTATACTGCATCTGGAAGTACGCTGTCTGGGTAGCTGGTGACTTCTGAGACTAGTGACTTCTGAGACTAGCAACTTCTGTCTGTCCAGGGTCTCAAAGCTGACTGGTCCGCTTCACAGAGAAGGGCTCATCTGGTTTTTGCATAAGCTCTCCTCTGGGGCGGCCGGCCCGGTGTGGTCCCCTCCACCTACTTCACAGGCCCAGGCACTGACAAAGTGACTCCTTGTGTCAGAAGTGAGAAGGTGGGAGCACAGCTGCTTGGGCCGGATGCTGGAAGCACACCTAGGAGGCCACCCGAAGTAAATCCAGTGCATCGGCTTTAGTAGAAGTGCCGTTTGCCATGCACATGGTGTGGCTGCAGTGATCAAGTGGAGTGACCATTGTGGGAGTTTTATTCGTGGAGGGTAGGGCACAGGAAAGGATTGTTTAGAAAGAGCTAGAGAGAGGTAGCCAGAACTGTGCGCCAGGAGGTGGCCTTCACGAATTGGCGCTTCAGCCCTCCTTGCTTTTCACAGAGAGACAAGAAGCAGGTTGGAGGAGTGAGTAGGAAGCCCTGGGTCACTCTGGCCGGAGCAGAGGGTGGGTCAGTAAGGAGTAATATTAGGGGTAGAGACACGACAGTAGGCAGGGCAATGGGACACCTGAGAGTTAAGACTtcagtctggggatccctgggtggcgcagtggttcggcgcctgcctttggcccagggcgcgatcctggagacccgggatcaaatcccacgtcgggctcccggtgcatggagcctgcttctccctctgcctgtgtctctgcctctctctctctctctctctctttgactatcaataaataaataaataaataaattaattaattaattaattaatttaaaaaaaaataagacttcagTCTGAAGATACTGCAGTAGTGAAAAACATAGAATTTTGAACCAGTCTTCATACCCcaacattttaatatatcttgGCATTTTGTAATGAGAATAATAGTGTACTGATGCTTTAATTCAGCCAGAAGTTATTAAAAAGATAAGTTTGTgtggcgcctgggtgtctcagtcagcttagcatctgacttctgctcaggtcatgatctctgatctcagggtcctggggtcaggccccGCATCCCtggccctctgctcagcagggagtctgcttgtccctcggcccctccctctgctcatgcccgcacatgctttctctttctcatgaataaattttaaaaatcttttttaaaaaattaaaaataagttatttgcaTATCCAGTCATTCAACCAGTTAGTAGTTCATCAGAAACGCTAATTACTTCTGGGTTACTGAGTGTaaagcagtttttttcttttccaggattaCATTCCATCGCAACAAGATATTCTGCTTGCCAGAAGACCCACCAAAGGCATTCATGAGTAtgactttgaaattaaaaatgttcctTTCAAAATGGTTGATGTGGGTGGTCAAAGATCAGAGAGAAAACGATGGTTTGAATGCTTCGACAGCGTGACATCAATACTTTTCCTTGTTTCCTCAAGTGAATTTGACCAGGTGCTTATGGAAGACCGACTGACCAATCGCCTTACAGAATCTCTGAACATTTTTGAAACAATCGTCAATAACCGGGTTTTCAGCAATGTCTCCATAATTCTCTTCTTAAACAAGACAGATTTGCTTGAGGAGAAAGTGCAAATTGTGAGCATCAAAGACTATTTCTTAGAATTTGAAGGGGATCCCCACTGCTTAAGAGACGTCCAAAAATTCCTGGTGGAATGTTTCCGGAACAAACGCCGGGACCAGCAGCAGAAGCCCTTATACCACCACTTCACCACTGCCATCAACACAGAGAATATCCGCCTCGTGTTCCGTGACGTGAAGGACACCATTCTTCACGACAACCTCAAGCAGCTCATGCTACAGTGATGGACAGAAGACTGCCCATTTTAATCCCTTTTGTCCTCTTGATtgtgttctgtttgttttgtttttggaaatagCAGTTTACAAcaggaatgagaaaaatcttgATTCTAAGTTTAACTTCTTGGAAATCTTAGTCCTCCTCCTGCAGACTTTGGTTTGTGGCTGGCTGAAAGCTGCTGAGTAACAATCGCCGATACCTGTCGATGTTCAGTCTTTGATCTGTTTCACTGTGGCTTCCCTTTGAGGGGGTTCTAGTTTCCTGCCAAGCCTCTGACTAAATAGAGTTCAGGCTTTAGCTTTTTCCACTTCTCAAACTGAATTCTGTAGTGCCAAGTATGGAAGGTGTCTTCGAATCTCTTGGTATGAGGTTAAGAATATTCAGTTCTGACACAGCAAGGTCCCTTTTTTCTGTCCTGTGCACGGCAGCGACACTTGTGCCTCGCTTTACGGCGACCTGTTTTGAAAGGGCTATTGGAAAAAAAGTTTGATCTAAGGACTGGCATTCTGTAGCTTTACACAGATTTAgccttcatgttttttttaattgcttatatAGCGACAgttgtttagttttaaaatttctgtggTTTCTGAAGGTAATGTTCTTAGTGTTTTAAAGTTTACATAAGGATTCCTGGTCTGATGCTAATGGAAGTTCACAAATGGtacggggctgggggaggggagcaagaGGGAGCCAATGCCGTACAGAGTATTTTGATGCAAAGTAATGAGTGAAATATAGTGTGcccttttcatatttaaatatcatataatAAATGTGCCATATGTGAAACATTCTGGCCGTAGCAGCAGCTATAAAAATTGCAAGTAACTTGATAACAGAGCTTTCTAAATAAACATACCGTTTCCAGGATGTTACGTGCTTTACGCTCAGACTTGTATGTCCTGTCTTGGAGGATTCGGGTCCTCACTGCAGAGAATCACTGTTGTACCATCACAGAACATCTTTCTTTTGCTCTCCTGTCTATTCCCATCAACTCCAACTGTGGCATATATGGGAGTTTTTATTTGGAGCTGGCCAAGGTCAATGTTTTCCTGTCAGATGACTCAAGAAGGCATTATTTGAGATTTGTGTTCATTCTTGGTGTGTCTCCTAAAACATACACCTACATGTTCATATCATTATTGCTTATGAAAttctagctttattgaggtacatTTTGAATGTTTTGGGGATACTTCTAAGAATAAGCAGTAATTTTTTTAGGTCACACCGAAATATGATTGCATTTGACCTCACCACGTATGAAATGAAAGTATCTTGCAGCAGCTTTGTGATCTCAGATGTCATGGTGAACTCATCAGAGGAACTGGTTTGCAGTACTGAGAATACTGCCTTGTAGGTTGTGTGTGGTGTTAGACCAGGACTAGAGAGGCAAATGCCCAAGGCTGATGACAGTTTGGAAAATCTGAcagcttttctccttttcctgaaaATTGTGATTAAGACTGTGATACCTGTCACTTTACTGTAGAGCTGTGTTCTCAGGTATTCTGTTGGCTAGAAAGTCCTTGAAAGATTGGTCAACATTAAGGATCATGCAGCCTTTCCAAGATGGTGGCTCTTGGTTGGTCTGCAGTCTAGTGTGAGAGTAGGACTTTTCAGTGAGCTAACCAGGGATTGTTCGTAACTGTTCTTGACTTTTCTTGCATTTGAAATTCCACCATCATTTTATCCATAGTAACTTTCAGTGTTTTCATGCCTTGGTCATACACGAGCTACAGACACGTAGCCCTGCATCATAATGCAAGTCTTCATAGTATACAGTTCGTGCATGTTTGAATAGTTCTACATCCAGTGCTTCTTGCCAAAAAGAATATAGTGTTTAAATTCACAGAATTAGAATAACTTCAGTGCTAGTGAATGTCTGAATATGCACACAGTAACATTGGGACTTTTTGCTGGAGAGTCTTTGTGTAAATTTCGAAAATAGTTTAGTTGAATGGCCCAAACCATTGAACTTCAGTGAAGGCTAAAGTAAGTTCCCTGTACAAAGAGCAAACTTGGTCttatttaagttatatttaaGATCTGTGATACGAACCATAAATCTTGCCTGACAAAGCAGCAATCACCAAGACTACCACCAAGAAATGTTACAACACCGAATAGATATGGTATGATTTTGGGAATTTGCAACTTTCTTTCCTGATGTTTGTGAtgtctcagctttttttttttttttaaataaaatctagactATATTTTGAGGCAGCAGATTACTTCTATTTAATGGCAGGCTTGTTTAGACAGTGGAAGTGTGAGGTCTCAGTCTGAAGCCTTCAGCTCCCCATTTTTTACATACTGTATTTAAAACCAATTGAAGGAGTCTTAATACCTGTATTATAAAAACTAGATTCTTTTGAAATACCActatatgaagaagaaaatgaaatttagtgAACCAGATTGAAAGGGGGCTCATCACTTTACTATGCGAATATCCCTTCATCTCTAAAACAGTGGTTTAAAGTTCTTTGAAGTGTGTTTGCCTTTTTAAGTCTTAATGGTTATGATTTGGAATAAAATGTGCCTAATTCTCTATTACATTGTGTTCCTAAATCCAAATGTCTTCTCGTTGAATTCTTAAGAAATGTCACAAAAGTGTCTTCATTGGCCTTGAAGAAATGTATAAGTATACAGAGTTGCCTTATAAATCAAAGAACACCACAAATTTGGGTCTCTGTTTTTATAGGGAAATGGTTTTGCCAAATGTTTTCTGAAGATCCACATGATATAAGGCTTGCCTCTGCcacttaaatatcattttttaatgcCCCAAATCATTGCTTCCTGCCAAATAACTGTATGAAATCAAAGTCTTCATGTTAATGTTACTGTCTGGAAAAGGTGCTTGGTAGCTGCAGAGCAACCACAGCCAAAGAAGGTGAGGTTGAATGAAAAAGATCACccgtttttgttgttttctttgaagtTGCACTGGTGCATGTTTTACATAGTGAAGATCCTCTGGTTAATCTCTCAAGCTGAGGTTGTTTAGGGAAATCCTTTTTCAGTTGGTGGCAGTGGTTGGTTTAAAGTTGAAGGAAGTAAGAGTATGTTAATACCAGAAACTATTAGAAGTATTGATTTAGATGCAACAGAAATGATTACGCCCTGTCATTTTCTTgtaaagagaaaatgagtaaatcttAACTCCCAGTGTGTACCCAAGTACGTGTATTTATGCTTTTGATGAAATGTATTCTCAGCCTTAGTACACATATCCGGTTATGCCTTATTTATGTGAAGAATAAAGTGACCAAGTCATGTTCTGTTATGTTCTGAAATTCAAATCACTATTTGAGAAGGCCTCAAATTGGTGCTTTCATTATGTAATGATTCATTTAGACAAAACCCCAGACCACGCCATTTGAAACAAGTTTCTCTCCGTTGCAATTTGTAGCAATGTTATTTctgtatatgtaaaataagaaGGCTAAGGATCAGTGTTAACTCTTAATTTCTTGTTTGAATCCATGAAATCATGCCTGTAAAGCTCAGTCAAACATTTGTAACAAACTCCCCAATAAATCTAGAGAAAGTTTGCTCTGTTACCTTTTTATTGCTGTTAGTTTTCTTGAGGGAATCAAGAACAGAAATTTTGCATGTGTCTTTTTCAGTTGGAAGTTTGACCTAGAACTAGGTCACTTTATGTCGTTTCCCATCATTTCATTCGTCGCACATGTTGTGCTGCTTCCCTGTAAggactgattttcttttattgatagGATGCAGGCTGGCCTTTCAGCCTAGTAAACATGAAAGGGGGGGCTTGTATGAGAGTGGGTGTGTTTGAGTCTCCATGTTCTGAATAAGGCAGAAGGTATAATACATACCTATTATTTTATGGTACGAGGTTAGGGCTTAATAAGTTTATAATAGAAATTGAAGTCTAAACCTCGACATTTTAAACAGGTTGGACTTTCTGGCTTTTTCAAGTACCATCAAAGCAATGGTAGCCTTAGGCTGGTAAGTGACTATTAACAGCATTAGAAGTACAGTGTTTGTACCACTAGCATTCTTGTGTCTACTTGAATGTATAGTTAGCATTTAAGTAAATATGTTCCTTCTTGTGGCATCCAGGTCTGACCATCCGGTTTCAAATGCCAGAGCTCATACGGAACAAAAAGGGTTAATGATTGGGCAGTATTTTCTGGGTTGATGGGAGATTTGGGGACCTTTCCAAATCTgctgttgataaaaaaaaaattccagatcaAAGTATGCTAGGACCCACTATGCATACATTTTCAATCTGTGAGTGTGGTAATAGAAATATGCTACTTATTGGGTATCTGATTTGGATTTGTATTTAGAAAGCTTGTTTATAATGTTTCTTGCCATAGTAAGTGATATATTTGTCCTCAGTTATGCCCATATGATGGTACCAGGGGGGAACAAAGGGGGGGAGGTAGGGGGTTAATTCCCGGAAAGTATATGTAACAATGCAACAAACTATATACCATTTGCTCTCTCTTTACCTCTTACTTGAAAGCAGAAtggcaaaatgttttaaatggctTTTCTGTACCACTCTACCGTGATGAGAGCTCATTTACCACAAGAAGCCTTATCAAGAAGTATATTTTGTAACAACCTCACAGATACTGTACCCAACAAAACATGATTTGTATTAGCTTTGTATAAAAAATACTTGTGACTTAGGTTTTTTTTATACgtattaaatctttttataaCTTTCCAGAAACTAAGAAGCAGGTTATCTGATAttgctgtaaatttttttttcctgtcagtgCTTTAGTTCAGGATTGgcaataaattatttctaaaggaGGTCTGAAAGTGGAAAGAATGGTTTGATTTTATACAATGAATCGCTAGGCATTAAGGCTTTTTACTTTTGTAcatattttgcaaaaattttgCCTCttgctattaatatttgctttgtaaAATTACTgacattaataaacatttataaactatTCAATACTACGATGTTATTTAAACCAACAGTTTGATAAAGTGTAAAGCAGATACTTAGTTAAGTTTGAAAACAAAAgcatagtgatttttaaaaagcaccgaAATCTCTCTGCACAACTCCAACAATATTTCACCTTCCTATTAAGCTACAAACTTTTCCTTACTAAAAATGGGGATGTGGACCTCATCCAAACAAGCTCCCAGGCACTTAATATGTTTGGACGTGGCAATGGGGCAAGGAGGGctactcctttttctctctgctccttttaaGATTGTTCAACCAACCCGCACTAGTCCTGGTTTGTCGGCCTGCAGGAGTAATGCTGTCGGGTCTATTGTAATTGAAatggtgatttaaaaacaaatccacatATTACCactcatttttcttgtttcaatCAACTATTTTAGATCGTGATTTACAGAAAATTTACAAAGATCATAGAGTTTCTCCGGTATTCCACACCCTTTCAATAGTTGCCCTAATCATCATTACATCTTGCCTTTGTCTGGTACCTTTGTCATAGTGAACCAATACTGAGActttattattaactaaagctCACACTTTATTccgatttccttagttttttccCTGGTGTCCCTTTCCATTCCAGAATACATCCAGGACACCAGATCACATTTAATTGTCTCTTCTTCGGCTTCTCTTGGCAggttctcagattttccttgatTTTGATGACCATGGCAGGTTTGAGAAGGAATGCTGGGTGGCTGTTCTGTAAATTGCCCCTCTGTTGGGATCTGTCTCATGTGTTTCTCATGATAGACTCGATTGTGTTTTGGGGACCGCAGAGGTAAAGCATCATCCTCATCAGATCCTATTAGGCATACCACCCATCTTTTTCCTTTACAGCTTCAGCTAAGTGGGAGgttcttaataacttttttttttttaagattttatttgtttattcatgagagacacacggaagcagagacataggcagagagaagcaggctcactgcagggagcctgatacgggactccatcccaggaccctgggatcatgacctgagctgaaggcagatgctcaaccactgaaccacccaggtgcccctgttaaaTAACTTTTGACATGTTCATACCTTTGCTTAAATGACATATATCCAAAACAGCATGTACTTTCCCAGAGGAGAATGAAGGGCCTTTCCCCACAATCGGGATTGTATAGCTGATTCGGATAAATGTTCCGTGGTGATGGCTGTGCCCCAGAATAATTGGCTCCAGGCCTTAGGgacaaaaaagaaattctgttccGAGGTCTCACCTTGAACATAAATTTCACTGTTGGTCCCAAGAAAAATGGAGATCGAAAGACTTGGACTTAGAAATATCTACAAATCTGCACACACCTACAAATCTGTACCTTGAAAACAGGTCGTTAAAGGCTTTCTTTGAGAGATTTAAGACCTTAAAAAATTGACACTAAACTCACTTGAGCATGTAAAtcccccaaagaagacatcttttaaaaaaaaaaaaaacttgggacacctgggtggctcagcggttgagcatctgcctttggctcagggcgtgattctggggtcccaggatcgagtcgggctccctgcatggagcctgcttctccttctgcctgtgtctctgcctctctctctgtgtctctcatgaataagtaaaatcttttttaaaattaatttttaaaaaataaaaaatttccttacTGTTGTTGGAAATAGAATATTCCTTTGTCAAAGGAAGCAGCCAAGACTCCAGTATTGTCCAGTAAAGTGTTTTTGGCACCATCATGGATAATTGCCATGAGATGCTCTCAAAATGACCTGTTCCTTCGCCCACAGTGTGGGTTgttggaagagaaaagagaagactttGGTTTCAAGAAGGCAGGAAACTCAAGAGTTTATAGGTTAAACCGGAGGTTTGTTTTGGTGATGGGAAATTTGGCAAATCCTCATGAAACAAATGACCGAGGacagtgttttaaaatacatgctGTGATTTTTCCTCAGAAATGAGCGGGGCGACCGAAATACAGTCCTGTGGTTGCAGTAAGGAGTCTCCGAATGAAAACACTGTGCAGCTATATTTCACAAGGGTCCCCCTTCGAATACCAGAGGGAACAAAAGGCTCAAACAAGGATTTGATACAAACTCACTATTCAAGGCGGCTGTGTGAAGCTTCTCTGTTGGCGGAAAGAATAAGGAGGGAAGTTGTGTCCAGAATTAACATTTATACTGAGTGGAGGAGTGGGttggttttccttttccccaGGGAGGTACATTGATGGGAAAATGTAAGCCACCGAggctttttaaatgttgattatCCTTTTGCAATTAACTGCCCTGCAGCTTTAGACTTGGGTTTGAATTTCGGGTCCCGGTCAAACATCACAGAAGACTGGGAACATGCCTCTAAGATGAAACTGAGGTTAAACTGCTGACCTTGGGAATGAAAAAGTAtacttggtttatttttctattattctgCATGGAAAGCCCAATTCTTGTGAACCTTGCGGGATTTAATTAGTTTATTATAACATCAGGATAAGTTTGTCAAACCTTTATCCTGAATAAAAGAGCATCCCAGCACCTATGGCTCAGCAATATTGGCGACATGGCATATTGAAGTTAATTCTGGGGGGCAcccgggcggctcagttggttaagcgtctgccttcggcttgggtcatgatcccagggtcctgggatcgagcctacttctccctctccttctgcctgccgctcccctgcttgtgctctttctctctctgtgttatacagataagtaaaatctttttaaaaagttaattctggggacacctgggtggctcagcgattgaacatcttgcctttggctcagggcatgatcccggggtcccgggatcgagtcccacatcaggctccccaccgggagcctgcttctccctctgtctgtgtctctgcctctctgggtctctcatgaatgaacaaacaaaatctaaaaaaaataataattttgtacaTGCAATCCTTGCACGTATGTAGCAAGTTTGTAGTTTGGGGGAAGATGCTATGAATCTGTAAAGAGGACTCCATGCCAGGCTAAGAGCTGGATGCCCAACTTCATGGGAGTAAAGAGCCCCAATTTAACACCGGCACACTGTACAGCACAGCCCCTTCTAAAGTGCACAGAACAAAATTGCATTCGACCCCCTTGCCCAACATTCAAGGGATCTAGTGTCAACCTCCCTTGCCAACTGACCTTCCCTTCCAGCTGCCTTCACCCACTAAGTGAGCACTGCTgcaccaccaccgccaccccaAATCCCCTCTCTCTGGCTCACTCTGCTCCAGGCCAGCTCCTGCTCATCTTCAAGCCCAGCTCTGAAGATCACTGCTGGCTCACCACCCACCCTGGGACCAGGAGCGGTTTCCTTCCTTTGGGTACCGCTCCCATCCTACTCCTCTCTCAGGACACATCAAGCCTTCCACCTTATTTTAGAGCCATTTCTGTTCCCATCTCAGCTCCCATCAGTTAGACTGATTAGACTAACCCATCATTGCTCTGCAGATGCTCTTGCTAAGCTCCCCGAGTGCCCATCAGACACCTCTGACTGTTCCTAAGAGTAACCAACACAGTGTCCCCTTGTCCGGACACTCACAGTCAAGTCATGACAGGAGCCTGAGTGAAGCCAGGCTGTGAGGAAGAAGTAGCTTCTGAGTTGACTGTCACTAGCTTCAGGAGGGACCTGATTAGACTCCAGATCGGAGACATCAGGAGGTTGAGCTAACAATAATGTCTTCCG
This window harbors:
- the GNA13 gene encoding guanine nucleotide-binding protein subunit alpha-13 translates to MADFLPSRSVLSVCFPGCVLTSGEAEQQRKSKEIDKCLSREKTYVKRLVKILLLGAGESGKSTFLKQMRIIHGQDFDQRAREEFRPTIYSNVIKGMRVLVDAREKLHIPWGDNSNQVNGDKMMAFDTRSPMAAQGMVETQVFLQYLPIIRALWADSGIQNAYDRRREFQLGESVKYFLDNLDKLGEADYIPSQQDILLARRPTKGIHEYDFEIKNVPFKMVDVGGQRSERKRWFECFDSVTSILFLVSSSEFDQVLMEDRLTNRLTESLNIFETIVNNRVFSNVSIILFLNKTDLLEEKVQIVSIKDYFLEFEGDPHCLRDVQKFLVECFRNKRRDQQQKPLYHHFTTAINTENIRLVFRDVKDTILHDNLKQLMLQ